The nucleotide sequence ATACTATTCTATCAagtttaataatacaaaaggGTACGACGAGCTTTGATTTTTGGGAACGTCCTCCCGTCAAATTGATCTACAAGTTTTACATCTTTAATTATACGAACGTAGAAGATTTCGAGAGTGGTAAGGCAAACAAGTTAAGGGTCCAACAATTGGGACCGTACATTtatagagaaacgaagaaacgcGTGAACGTTCAGATCCACGAGAACGGTACGATAAGTTATCAAGAGGAAAAATCATATCAATGGGAAAGTGGAAATCCTGAGAACGAGATGATCGTAGTACCGAATATTCCTCTTCTAGCGGCTATTTCCTATTTCCGAAACTTACATATTACTGCTAAATTACTTTTAAACCTTGGCCTCTCCACGATGAACATAAAAACCTTTTTAAATCTCACCGTTAATGATTTTCTTTGGGGATACGACGACAATCTTTATAACGTCCTGAAAGCATTGAGCTCGTTACAGGAACCTCTACCTTACGAGAGATTTGGAATTCTAGTCggtgtaaatatatttttatcttcatctttataaattacaggacatcgtaattattttctaacagaaatcgaaaatttctaaacgaaattttacaacgttatctgtctatctattcatctaaATAGGGATCTAACtatccatctttttttatgattatagtCTAATGGAATCTCGAAGGATCGGATCACTATAAATACAGGTTTTAACGACATGAATTATCTTggtataattgaaaaaataaacggcAAGAGTATTCAAAATATTTGGGGCGATGAGAAATGCGACAAGATTTATGGCACCGATGGATCAATATTTCCACCGAAATGGATCAACAATTACAGTACTcctctttatatatacgttaagGAATTATGTAAACCGTTGTCCTTTCGTTTTCATGAATACGGCAATGTCCATGGGATACCTAGTTTGAGGTAACTATGGcttttcaaaaaaagagatgaaaaagaaagagaagaacatcATAATTTTGTACAATGAACGTTTAATGATCAACGAACGTTTCTTAATCCCTCAGATACAAAATGTCAGTAGACTCGTTAAAAATCTCCTCAACGGACTCCTGTTTTTGTCCAAAAACAGTGGGACACAATGCATCGGAAAGAAAGTGTCCGCCTACTGGAACTTTTAATGTATCAGCTTGTAATTCCGGTCTACCGATATTAATTTCCTTACCGAATTTCTATGGTGCTGATCAATCGTTGAtagaatcgatcgatggatTGAAACCGAACGAAACTCTCCACGAGAGTTTCTTGGATTTGCATcaggtaatttttttttttttcttttttttctttatatccaTTAACAGCAAGTATTTTGTTTGGAGAAAAAagtccaaagaaaaaaagaataaataaataaataaataaaataaaataaaatgatataaagaaaaaaaacaaatttctattttcagtTTTTGGCCCTTCCAATGAACGGCTCATCGAAGATGCAATTGAACGTAGAAGTTCGACGAGCTATTGGTATGCCGTATACTGGTAAAATGAAAGATGGCATGATATTACCTATCATGTGGTACGACAATACGCTCGATGTACTTCCACAAAAATTTGTCAACATTTTCTTTGACGCTCATTTTGTGATAACTATCGTTGAACAAGCCTTTCGATGGGGTAGCGTCCTCGTATTTTTAAGTTGCATTTGTGCTCTTTCAATAAAAGTACGAAATCATTGCATACATCGACATCTACCATTATGTGAAAACGTTTCGGTCGGAAACAGACTAATAGAGGGATGATAAATTATAAGCTCATTGATAAAAGttcgaaagaatatttctaatttcattcattcgctAACGAATGAACGTGAAGTGGGATGAGATTGTTGGaagtaacgaaaagaaaaagaaaacgaaaaattaaaaaaaaagacgatcTTCGTTTTTTGACAAAGTTCGATTTATCGAGAATCATGAACGTTCGACAAGTAAAAAGGCTTTTCATTATGCGGAATACAAAGGTTAATACGTgagtacgtaagtacttagataaatatttgcaTGAGAAACTTATTATTACTGATTGAATTTTACGAgcgattttatattaaattcgcattgattttaaaatatcgtaatatcgtctaaatatcgtaataatatcgaCCGTCCGGCAGTTTTTGCCTTCTACATTTATTAACTTCTTATGTATACATGGATACATGCGTAATACGTAATCCATGTAACatatgttaatatatgtatatatatatatatatatatatatatatatatatatatatttgatgaaaCTGATGTTTCcacgagaggaaaaaaatatgagacaTATTTTTGTCGTCACGATTCTTAGGTCTCCGGAGGTCGCTCGACGTTATCGCGATCTATCGTAAACCAGCAATCATTCGCCGGTTAAACACTCttacgattaaatttattcgctataaagaatatatatatatatttttttttaaatagagaaCATCTTTCTAAATAGTCacattaaatttatctatGGAAAATACGTGTAACGATactaaaaatgagaaaaaaaagaggaaagaaacatCCAACGTAAAGAAACTCGAATTACGAGACGATCCTGCAATATGAATTAAATTGATTTGTGTTgtattaaaatgaaacgagaaaaaaaaagaagaaaagaaacagatgaaaaaaaaattcaatgccTCGCGATCGACGAATCATTCGATTGGCTTTATCGTAAATGCGCATatcattataatcataattacCGGTGATACAgtaattaatcatttcatttttatcatccaATTTCCCTTGAATAATTCAATTCGTTGTGAGCAACTagtaggaaaaaaatatagaaaaaattatattagaaaaaataatataacgatgCTAACGCAACGtatgtaatttaaaagttcacaaaaaatcatttaatagatgactaagaaaatattatttatcgaatacttcgttcgttcatttgttcgtttgttcgagagagagagagagagagagagagagagagagagagagagagaatattttccgataataaaatattctcacGACTAAACGATATCGCagatcgattcgaaaaaaCGTACGATGTTAtgtcaatcgatcgatatcgaattATCATTCTTACGTagttgataatattatattttttta is from Vespula vulgaris chromosome 22, iyVesVulg1.1, whole genome shotgun sequence and encodes:
- the LOC127071528 gene encoding lysosome membrane protein 2-like → MFNVFEMKSEEKNETVKKDQSNFLRNWYVWIISMIGLSSLFLLVTFWCTNIFQDTILSSLIIQKGTTSFDFWERPPVKLIYKFYIFNYTNVEDFESGKANKLRVQQLGPYIYRETKKRVNVQIHENGTISYQEEKSYQWESGNPENEMIVVPNIPLLAAISYFRNLHITAKLLLNLGLSTMNIKTFLNLTVNDFLWGYDDNLYNVLKALSSLQEPLPYERFGILVGSNGISKDRITINTGFNDMNYLGIIEKINGKSIQNIWGDEKCDKIYGTDGSIFPPKWINNYSTPLYIYVKELCKPLSFRFHEYGNVHGIPSLRYKMSVDSLKISSTDSCFCPKTVGHNASERKCPPTGTFNVSACNSGLPILISLPNFYGADQSLIESIDGLKPNETLHESFLDLHQFLALPMNGSSKMQLNVEVRRAIGMPYTGKMKDGMILPIMWYDNTLDVLPQKFVNIFFDAHFVITIVEQAFRWGSVLVFLSCICALSIKVRNHCIHRHLPLCENVSVGNRLIEG